GGAAGGCTCGGCCCTGCCAGAATGCGCGGTCAAAGGGCGCGGCGTCCTGCAAAAAGGCCGCAAGGCCGAGAGGCCCGCGCGCCAGCACCTTTTCGGGGATGGTCAGGTTGGTGCCCAGGACGCCTGTTGGCTCCTCCGGGCCGGTCATGCCCAGGAATTCCTTGGCCGTGGTCAGGATCGCCGCGGCGCGCGGCTCGTTCCAGAAGGCTTCCATCTCCGGCACGGCGCAGGGCACGCCCACGCGTTCGAGCGCCCGCCGGATGGGCGGGGCCAGCGACTTGAGACGCACCAGCACGGCCACGTCGCCGGGAGAGAGTCCCGCGCCCGCGCCGCCGTCGAGGGTGGACGAGCCACCGCCGAGCAGGTTGCGCACGCGCTCGGCGATCCAGGCCGCCTCGCGGGCCGCGTCGGGCGCGGTGAAGAAGAGCTGCTCGCCGCGCTCGGGCTTGTGGCCCACGAGCGGCGAGCGTCCAGGCATGAGCGCGGCTGCGAGCGACAGGATGGGCGCTGCGCTGCGGTAGTTCTCCGAGAGGCGGACCACGGAAAGATCGGGCCACACGGCCGCAAGATCGGCCGAGACGTCGGCCAGGGCCCCCCGGAAGGAGTAGATGGACTGGTCGGGATCGCCGATGGCGAACAGTCCCCGGCCCTCTGGTCCGGCCAGGGCCTTGACCACGGCCAGTTGCAGGGCCGAGAGATCCTGGACCTCGTCCACCAGCAGGTGCGTGTGGCGGCGCACGTAGATGCCCGACTCGATCTGCTCGCGCCAGAATTCCAGAAGGTCGGCGTAATCGACCAGGTTCCAGTATTCCTTTTTCTTGACGTAGGGGCGGAAGGCCTCGGCCATCTCTTCGCTCACGGCCAGACTTTCGCGGGCCAGCATGTAGCCGTCGTAGGCCGCGCGCAGCCGCTGTCCGGTCAGCTCGGGCAGACATTCGGCGAAGACGCGGCGGCTGGACTCCTCGTCCATGACCGTGGGGGCCTCGTCGTAGGCCCCGGCCCAGTATTCGAAGGCCAGGGCGTGCAGCGTGTCGGCCTGGGGCAGGCTGTCCGCGTCGCGGCCCGATGCGGCCAGGCGTTCGCGCATCTCCTGGGCCGCGCGGCGGGTGAAGGTCAGGCACAGGATCTCGCGTGCGGGCACGCCCTTGGCGAGCAGCGCCTGGACCCGGCCCATGAGCGTCTGGGTCTTGCCCGTGCCGGGTCCGGCCACCACCAGCACCGGTCCCGGTCCGGCCGCGATGGCCGCTTGCTGCTCGGCGTTGTAGGAAATCTCGCGCGGGCTGGGTTTGTCGCGGCGCGGGGCGGCAGGCACGTCCGGGGCGGTTTTCCCGCCAAAAACGTCGGAATCGGGCGCAGGCGGTGTAAGGGAATCCGACGGCGCGGCCGCCTTTTGTCCGCATTTGGCGGAGGGGGAGAAGCCCGGAGCCAGGAAGCGACCCTGGCGCATCTGGCTCTTTTCGGCCTTGGAGAAGACCGAGATGACGCCGAACTGGCCGTCGAAGCCGGGCTCGCGGATGACCTTGCCCGCGCGCATGCGCGAGAGCGCCTCGCCGAGCAACGGGTGGACGCGGACCAGTTCCTCGGGCGGCGCGTCGCACAGCACGGCCATTTCCGAGCCGATGCGCGAGACGGCCTTGGTGTAGAGCGCGCGGGCCTTCTTGGTGGCGGGCCCCACGCCCAGGACCTCGCCGATGACCTCGGAAAGCGGGATGAGCGAGGTGAAACCAGGCTGCCCCGGCGGCGTCACGGGAGTCTCGCGGTCGGCCAGGTCCATGACGCGGTGCAGGACGCCGAGCGTCAGCGGCTTGCCGCAGACCGGGCAGAGATCGCCGCGCGCCTTGGACTCGCGGGGTTCGAGCACCACGCCGCACTTGCGGTGGCCGTCGAGGTGGTACTTGCCCTCCTCGGGGAAGAACTCCAGCGTGCCCAGGAACTCGTGGCCCAGCCCCTCGCCCTTGAGCGAGCGGTAGATGGTCTCGTAGGAGACCTCGCCCGAAAAGATGTTGGCCTCGCGGCCGAGCTTCTCGCCCGAGTGGGCGTCGGAGTTGGAGATCAGGCGGAAACGGTCGAGCTTGGAGATGAGGCGGTTCATCTCGGGATCGGAGGACAGGCCCGTCTCCAGGGCGAAAACCTCGTGCGCGAGGTCGCCGAAGCATTCCTCCACGGAGTCGAAGCCGGAGTTGGAGCCGAAGAGCGAGAACCACGGCGTCCAGATGTGCGCGGGCACGAGAAAGGCCATGCCGCCCAGTTCCAGGACCATCTCCAGCAGGTGCCGCGCGTCCAGGCCCAGGATCGGGCGGCCGTCGGAGGTCAGGTTGCCTATGGCGGAGAGCTTTTCGTTGAGTTTTTTGGCTTGAGAGAAGCCGGGCACGTAGATCAGGTTGTGGATTTTGCGCACCCGGCCGCCGCGCTTGTAGATGGAGCTGATCTCGGCCTGGAGCATGAAGCGCACGCGCCCAGGCGGCAGAAATCCGTCGAGGCTTTCGATCTCCGAGGCCAGGCCCTGTTGCGAGCGCAGGGAGAGAAGACCCCGGCCGTCCTCGACGCAGGCCTCCTCCAGTTCTTCGAGCCATTTGGGATGCGTGAAGTCGCCCGTGCCCACCACGTCCAGACCCTTGACCAGGGCCCAGGCGGCGAGGTTTCGCGGGGTCAGGGCCCTGGAGGTGGCCCGAGAGTGACGCGAGTGGATGTGCAGGTCGGCCCTGAAGAGTTCCATGGCTGCGGCTGGCGGTCCTTTTGCGTCGCGATCGGCGCGGGTTCGTGGATTGCTGTCGGGTCTTCGTCGGCCTTGTCAGGCGCGAAAAAAACATACTTCTTTTTGTCTGTGAACACCACTCCCCCGGAGACCGGCTGGCCGCCCCCAAAACATCACCTGCTGCGTTGCCGCGAAAAGTTCAAACCTTCGTGTATTGGTAATGCGCGTCGGACTTGAATTTTTCTTGCGTCTTGCATCTGACGCTTTTGAGCGGTCTGCGAGGCGGTGCCGCTCGCAACGACCTGCTATCCCCCGCAGTCGGCCGGGTCGCCGCGCAGCTTCTCCACGGCGTGGGGCAGGGCTGGCAAAATGGCCTGAAGCGTCTCGCGTACGGCCTTGGGCGAGCCGGGCAGGTTGACCACGATGCTCTGCCCGATGGTCCCGGCCACGGCGCGCGAGATGGCCGCGTGCGGGGTCTTTTGCAGCGACACGGCGGTCATGGCCCGTTCAAAGCCGGGCAGGCGCTTTTCGATGAGCGGCAAGGTGGCCTCCGGCGTGATGTCGCGCGGGCCAAGGCCCGTGCCGCCGGTGGTCAGGATGACGTCGAAGCCCTCGATGAGCGCGAGCGTCGCCAGGAGGCCTCGCAAAAGGCCGAGGTCGTCGGGGATGACCTGGCCGCGCGCAATGCTCACGGGCATGTCGGCGCGGGCCATCTCCTCGATCAGGGGGCCGGAGGCGTCCACGCGTTCGCCCCGGCTGCCCTTGTCGGAAAGGGTGATCCAGGCCAGGGAGAAGCCGTCCGTGGCCACGCTGAACTCCGCCTGGCCCGGAAGGGCCGTGGGGCGAAGCGCGGTCAGCGCCGCGACCACGGGCGCGGGCCTGTCCATGGGCCAGACCATGCGGCCCGCGACCCTGAAGACGGGCTGGCCGTCGCGCGAGAGAGTCTGGCCCGCGCGAAGGCAGGGGCCGGACGGGTCGCAGATCAGCACGGGCACGGGCGCGTGGAACAGCGGCGCGCTGGCCAGGGCGCACATGTCGCCCGCGTCCAGGGCCAGGCCTTCGGGGGCCGTCAGGCCGATGGTCGCGCACTCGATCATGAGTTCTCCTCCGGGGGCGCGGCCTCGGTATAGGCCTTGGCGCCGACCACGCGCGCAAAGCCGTCCAGGGCCGGTGAGAAGGACAGGATGCGTTCGTCCGCCACGGGCACGTCGGGAAAGCGGCGGCGGGCCAGCCGGGCGAATACGCCCAAAGCCTGGCCCGAGGGCCGAGCCATGGTGTCGTGCACCGGAATCGGGGTCACGGCGGCGCAGGTCGGCGAGCGGCTTTTTAGTACCATGCCCGAGGGCGGGTCGTGCTCCAAATGATCCAGTATTTCCAGGCAGCGCTCGGTGACGCGGAAGGTGTAGTCCGCGCCGGTCTGCACCCCGATCAGCGAGGGAGCGAGGGGAGAGCCGTGGAGGTTGATGGGCTCGCGCGGCACGGGCAGGCCCGCCTCCACCTCGGGGCAGACGGGGAAAAGCCGGAAGCGCTCGGTGAGGAAGTCGATCAGTCGCTGCGAATGGATCAGGGCCGCGTTGTAGCGGGTGCGCTGCCCGGCCAGACAGGCGCTTATGACCACCAGGGGTTTTTGGCGCATGGCGTCAGGCCAGGAGCACGGCCAGGATGCCGGTGATGAAGATGCCGTCGAAGGTGCCCGCGCCGCCGATGGACAGCGTGGGGGCCTCGAGCGCGCTCATGGTCCGTCTGTTCATGAGGTGCAGCACGTCCGCGCCGATGAGCGTGCCCATGGACCCGGCCACGTAGGCCACGGCCGGGGCGTGGTCGGGCGGGGCCAGGGTGATGGCCGCCAGGGCCGTGATCAGGGGCGGCACCAGAATGGGAATGCCGATGCCCACGCCCTGCACGGGTCTGGCCAGCTTGTAGCACACCAGACTGACCAGGACCGTGGCCGCGATCAAGGGAACGGTCAGCCCCATGCGTGAGACGAGCCAGAACGAGAGCAGGCAGGGAATCAGGCAGCCGCCCATGTTCACCACAATGGTCTGATCCACGAGGCGGCCCTCCTCACAGCGCATCCAGGGGCCGCGCTGGTGGCGGAAAAGGGCCGAGAGGTCGGGGACACAGACGCGCACCTGGCGGCCGGTGCGGAGCAGCGGCAGATTAACGGCCGCCCCGATCAAGGTGGCCAGAAGCAGCATGAAGCCTTGTTGTGGCGTCAGGCCGAGCTTGGCGAAAGCGATGGTGATGGCTCCCACCTGGATGATGACGAACAGGAATATGAGTCCCACGAAGAAGAGGATCATGACCAGCCCGGCCAGGGGAAGATGGACAAAGGGTCCGCGCGCCATTGGTCTCCCGGGGTTGCGGTTCGCTGTTGCTTGCAGGTATTGCCGGGAGCACGAGGCTAAAGGCCTTTTGTTCCCGCGGCTTGGCCGCCGTGGTTTGCGAGAGGCGGGCCAGTCGTGACACTTCGGAGCAGAAAATATTGCATGTTTTCAGCTTCAGGTAATATAGAACGCTCTCGCGCGCATGGCAAGGAACCCGGCCCCGCAAGGGCGCGGGAGCGTCGGAGGAGAAAGGAGAGAGCATGAAGGGCATCATTCTGGCCGGTGGATCGGGCACACGGCTTTCCCCCATCACGCGGGGCGTGTGCAAACAGCTTTTGCCGCTGTACGACAAGCCCATGGTCTATTATCCGCTCTCCGTGCTCATGCTTGCGGGCATTCGTGAGATCGCCCTGATTTCCACGCCCGAGGATCTGCCGCGCTTCGAGCGCATGTTCGGCACGGGCGAACAACTCGGCCTCTCGCTGACCTACATCGAGCAACCCCGGCCCGAGGGGCTGGCCCAGGCCTTCATCCTGGCCGAGGACTTCATCGGCCCAGACCCGGTCTGCCTCGTGCTCGGCGACAACGTCTTCCACGGCCACGGCTTGTCGCGGAAGCTGCAGGAGTGCGCGCGGCTGATTAAGGGCGGCATCGTCTTCGGCTATAAGGTCAAGGACCCCGAACGCTACGGCGTGGTGGAGTTCGACGCGAGCGGGTGCGTGAAGAGCATCGAGGAGAAGCCAAGCAAGCCCAAGTCGCGCTACGCGGTCACGGGGCTCTACTTCTACGACAACACGGTGGTTCAGATCGCCAAGGAGCTTTTGCCTTCGTCTCGGGGCGAGCTTGAAATCACGGACGTGAACAACGCCTATCTGGCGCGCGGCGAACTACGCGTGGAATTCCTGGGACGCGGCCACGCCTGGCTCGACACGGGCACCTTCGAGTCGCTGCATCAGGCGGCCGGATTCGTGCAGGTCATCCAGCAGCGCCAGGACGTGGTCGTGGCCTGCATCGAGGAGATCGCCTACCGCATGGGCTTCATCGGGCTGGACGCGCTGGAGGAATTGGGCCGCGAGATGAGCAAGAACAGTTACGGCCAGTATATCCTGGACATTGTGCGCGAGGAGCGCGCCCGACAGTCCGATTGAGAGATTTTCCCGCGTCCGCGTGCCCCGCGCTCGGGCGTTCCCCAGGGGGGCCGTGCATGTTGTCGGTTCCGGTCGTTTTCGGTCTGGGTGGCCAAAGTCGGGGCAGATGAAAGCCGGTGAAAAAAATATTTTCGGCTCGCGTTCTTGTATTTTTCCCACATTTTCGATCCCCGCTTTCGCCCCCGCCCCGAGTGCCTTGCACCGCAGTCGTTTTCGTTCATCCACGGTTCATGGATCACGCCGCAGTTGCTCTCGTAAGGTTTGTTTCACGCTGTTTGCAGCCGATCGCACACTTGTCAGCATGACTGATTTCTGGTTTATTCTGGAAGTGCCCTGCCCCTTTGTTCCATGGCGCGGCGAGGAGGCCCGATGCGCATGCTCATCGCAGATGACGACCGCATGGACAGGACGGTCCTGGAGAAGATCCTTGGCCGGTCGAGCACCGTGCACACGGCGAACGACGGCGAAGAGGCCCTGGACATGTTCGGGAAGGCCATCGATGAAGGTGCGCCTTACGACGTGGTCATCCTTGACATCATCATGCCTGGAATCGATGGCGTCACGGCCTGCAAGCTTATGCGTCTGATCGAACGCGCCAGAGGGGTGGCGGGGCGGTCGAGATTCTTTTTCATCAGTGCGCACCACGATCTGCGCGGGATAGGGGAGGGCGTTTTCCCCGAAGGAAGGAACGTGTTTTTCAGCAAGCCGGTCCTGAACTCCATCGGCGAGATCAGCCGGGTCGTCCAGACGGCCGGAAGGGGCAGGAGCGCGAGGGCCTTGGCTTGATGCGCAACGGCCGGGGCTGTCTGCCGGAGTTTATTTTCGGGATGCGCATCGCGCGCTCAGGCCACTGAAACGGCGCCATGTGTGAGGTGCCGCGAAAATATCCAAATTCGTGCGTGTTTTCTGTTCCCGGCATCATGCCGCAGCCTTGAAGATTTTTTGCGCCTGGCTTCCGGAGCCCCTTGTGCGGCTTGGCAGGCGAAACGTGGTGGCAACTCGAAAGCGGCCCCATTTACGCGGGGCCGCTTTCGGTCATCTTTGTTCGGGCTGCTGGGAGTGGACAAGAAGAATGTGGAAAAAGCGGTCAGGATGCGCGGCCGGAAGAGCGGGACGTTGGCGATGTCCGCCGGACGGTGCGGGAGCGGCGGCGGCGACGGCGTAGCCACTGAGTCAGGTCGTCGGGCAGGGCCTTCCAGATGCCCCGGCCGCCGTCCTGCCAGGCGGGCAGCCCCTCCTTTTCCGCCAAGTGCGGGATGGTGTTGTAGCCGACGCCGATGGCTTGGGCGATGGCCTTGCGGCCGATGAGCACGATCGGCATGGTTTATCCCTCCACCCAGAGAATCCCGCGCGCGTCGCGCGGGTGGTTGCGAAATCCCAGGTGAAGCCAGGAGACGTTCGTCTCGACCACGCTGATCCAGGCGAAGGCCGGGTTCTCTCCGCTGCGCCGCTCGGCGTCCCTGATGTCGGCCCGGATGGCCTCGGCCGTGGTCCGCACGGGCACGATATCCACCGCTCGCCCAAATTTGTGGTCGGAAAGGGCCGCGCCCACGGAGCAGTCGTGGGGCCGGAGCCCCCGGTAGCGGTGCTCGCCGCCCGCGGCCCAGGTGTTGCAGACCATCGGGCCGTAGATGTCGCGCAGGGCGTCGATGCTCCACAGCATGCGCGCGTCGAGCAATCCCCACAGCCGCTCGGCGGACTGCGCACGGTGCATCTCCGGCGGCACGAGTTCGGCGAGATCGAAGTGTCTCGGCTGGTATCCGATTAGTGCGGCGGTGCCTGGAGTGGCGTTTTGCAGGGGCTCAAGCGGCGCATGCGGCATGCGTGTGTGAGCCTGCGGCGTTTGTGGTGTGGCCTTTTGCATCTGTGTAACCCCCTCGAATTCTTGGCGTAAGACCCTGTGTCCAACGAGGGCGAACGCCGGTTCACGAACGATACGGCCACATCCCGGGCAAAAAGCGGTGCGCCGGTGAGCCGCGTGCA
The genomic region above belongs to Alkalidesulfovibrio alkalitolerans DSM 16529 and contains:
- a CDS encoding UvrD-helicase domain-containing protein; this encodes MELFRADLHIHSRHSRATSRALTPRNLAAWALVKGLDVVGTGDFTHPKWLEELEEACVEDGRGLLSLRSQQGLASEIESLDGFLPPGRVRFMLQAEISSIYKRGGRVRKIHNLIYVPGFSQAKKLNEKLSAIGNLTSDGRPILGLDARHLLEMVLELGGMAFLVPAHIWTPWFSLFGSNSGFDSVEECFGDLAHEVFALETGLSSDPEMNRLISKLDRFRLISNSDAHSGEKLGREANIFSGEVSYETIYRSLKGEGLGHEFLGTLEFFPEEGKYHLDGHRKCGVVLEPRESKARGDLCPVCGKPLTLGVLHRVMDLADRETPVTPPGQPGFTSLIPLSEVIGEVLGVGPATKKARALYTKAVSRIGSEMAVLCDAPPEELVRVHPLLGEALSRMRAGKVIREPGFDGQFGVISVFSKAEKSQMRQGRFLAPGFSPSAKCGQKAAAPSDSLTPPAPDSDVFGGKTAPDVPAAPRRDKPSPREISYNAEQQAAIAAGPGPVLVVAGPGTGKTQTLMGRVQALLAKGVPAREILCLTFTRRAAQEMRERLAASGRDADSLPQADTLHALAFEYWAGAYDEAPTVMDEESSRRVFAECLPELTGQRLRAAYDGYMLARESLAVSEEMAEAFRPYVKKKEYWNLVDYADLLEFWREQIESGIYVRRHTHLLVDEVQDLSALQLAVVKALAGPEGRGLFAIGDPDQSIYSFRGALADVSADLAAVWPDLSVVRLSENYRSAAPILSLAAALMPGRSPLVGHKPERGEQLFFTAPDAAREAAWIAERVRNLLGGGSSTLDGGAGAGLSPGDVAVLVRLKSLAPPIRRALERVGVPCAVPEMEAFWNEPRAAAILTTAKEFLGMTGPEEPTGVLGTNLTIPEKVLARGPLGLAAFLQDAAPFDRAFWQGRAFRELSRSFDEQGGWAGLINWVDLQSEIEQVRQKAEKVQIMTLHAAKGLEFEAVFLPALEDGIVPYAGAGVLTGKIGGGAESDEGRPPLDEERRLFYVGLTRSKGRLYLSRAVARELYGRELKLVGSRFLDVLPDGLLKASALVPRTMRQERQISLI
- a CDS encoding DUF1614 domain-containing protein, giving the protein MARGPFVHLPLAGLVMILFFVGLIFLFVIIQVGAITIAFAKLGLTPQQGFMLLLATLIGAAVNLPLLRTGRQVRVCVPDLSALFRHQRGPWMRCEEGRLVDQTIVVNMGGCLIPCLLSFWLVSRMGLTVPLIAATVLVSLVCYKLARPVQGVGIGIPILVPPLITALAAITLAPPDHAPAVAYVAGSMGTLIGADVLHLMNRRTMSALEAPTLSIGGAGTFDGIFITGILAVLLA
- a CDS encoding MogA/MoaB family molybdenum cofactor biosynthesis protein; protein product: MIECATIGLTAPEGLALDAGDMCALASAPLFHAPVPVLICDPSGPCLRAGQTLSRDGQPVFRVAGRMVWPMDRPAPVVAALTALRPTALPGQAEFSVATDGFSLAWITLSDKGSRGERVDASGPLIEEMARADMPVSIARGQVIPDDLGLLRGLLATLALIEGFDVILTTGGTGLGPRDITPEATLPLIEKRLPGFERAMTAVSLQKTPHAAISRAVAGTIGQSIVVNLPGSPKAVRETLQAILPALPHAVEKLRGDPADCGG
- a CDS encoding DUF523 domain-containing protein, whose amino-acid sequence is MRQKPLVVISACLAGQRTRYNAALIHSQRLIDFLTERFRLFPVCPEVEAGLPVPREPINLHGSPLAPSLIGVQTGADYTFRVTERCLEILDHLEHDPPSGMVLKSRSPTCAAVTPIPVHDTMARPSGQALGVFARLARRRFPDVPVADERILSFSPALDGFARVVGAKAYTEAAPPEENS
- a CDS encoding response regulator, whose amino-acid sequence is MLIADDDRMDRTVLEKILGRSSTVHTANDGEEALDMFGKAIDEGAPYDVVILDIIMPGIDGVTACKLMRLIERARGVAGRSRFFFISAHHDLRGIGEGVFPEGRNVFFSKPVLNSIGEISRVVQTAGRGRSARALA
- a CDS encoding peptidase M15 gives rise to the protein MPHAPLEPLQNATPGTAALIGYQPRHFDLAELVPPEMHRAQSAERLWGLLDARMLWSIDALRDIYGPMVCNTWAAGGEHRYRGLRPHDCSVGAALSDHKFGRAVDIVPVRTTAEAIRADIRDAERRSGENPAFAWISVVETNVSWLHLGFRNHPRDARGILWVEG
- the rfbA gene encoding glucose-1-phosphate thymidylyltransferase RfbA codes for the protein MKGIILAGGSGTRLSPITRGVCKQLLPLYDKPMVYYPLSVLMLAGIREIALISTPEDLPRFERMFGTGEQLGLSLTYIEQPRPEGLAQAFILAEDFIGPDPVCLVLGDNVFHGHGLSRKLQECARLIKGGIVFGYKVKDPERYGVVEFDASGCVKSIEEKPSKPKSRYAVTGLYFYDNTVVQIAKELLPSSRGELEITDVNNAYLARGELRVEFLGRGHAWLDTGTFESLHQAAGFVQVIQQRQDVVVACIEEIAYRMGFIGLDALEELGREMSKNSYGQYILDIVREERARQSD